The genome window TTACGGACTGCTCACCGCGGCCTTGATGGTAGGGCAACTCGCCGGGCTGGTGATGATGAACTTCATTCGGATGAGAAACCCCTTCCTCACCTTTTTGCTCGGCACCTGGGGGCTGGCCGGAGGGGTGGGGCTGCTCGCCGTGGCGCCCCACCTGATCGTAGCGCTGGCGCTGTTGGCTCTGTTCGGCGTGGCGGCTTCCTTCATGAACGTGCAGGCCATGACCTTGGCCCAGCAGGCCATCCCCAAGGAGATGATGGGACGGGTGTTCGGGGTGTTGCAGGGGCTCAACATGGGGGTGCAGCCGCTGGGCTTGGCGACCACTTCGGGCCTGCTGGCGGTAATGGGGGTGCGGTCTATTTTCGCCGCGATGGGCGCTTTGATGCTGCTGGCCTCGCTGGCCTGGTTCCAGCGCCCGGTGCGCTCGGCCCTTAAGATTGCGGGTGCTTGGCCCGAAAGGGCGTTAGGAGGTAACTGATGCGAATCTATCCCATGCCCACTTCTTGCCCCGCTTGCCGCAGCCGGTTGCGGGTGAGCAGGCTGGTCTGCTCCAACCCCGATTGCCGTAGCGAAATCAGGGGCGAGTTCGAGGTCAACGAGTTTGCCTTGTTGCCTCCCGAACCGCTCGAGTTCCTGCGGCTTTATATCAAGAGCGGGGGTAACCTGAAAAAAGTCGAGAGCATCCTGGGGGTTTCGTACCCCACCGTACGGGCTCGCTTCAAAGATATGCTGTACGCCCTAGGCTACGAGATGCCTGACGAGCCCGAGCCCCCCCAGCCCGACCTGGCCAAGGAGCGCTCGGATATCCTCTCTGCGCTCGAGAGGGGAGAGATCACCCCTGAGGAGGCCAACCTCCGGCTACGGGCGCTCAGGCGCAGATGAGGCGTTTAGGCCAGGGTGGGCAGCGGTTTTTCCGCCCGCCGCAGGGAGACGCTGAAGGTCGAGCCCTTGCCGAGTTCGCTCTCCACCCAGACCGCCCCCCCGTGGGCCTCTACGATGGCCTTCACGATGGAAAGCCCCAGCCCGCTGCCTCCACGTTCGCGGTCGCGGGCCTTGTCCACCCGGTAAAAGCGCTCGAAGAGGTGGGGGAGGTGCTCGGGGGGGATGCCCTCCCCGTTATCCTCGACGCGGATCACCACCCGTTCCCGCAGGTCGCGGGCCACCAGGCGGATCTCGCTGGCCTGGGCTTTCTGGGCGTTAGAGACCATGTTGGCGAAGACCTGGTGCAACCTTTCCACGTCTCCTAGCACCCACAGGTCCTCGGAGACCTCGAGCTGAATCCTCCCCCCCCGGGGGAAGCTCTGCCCGTACTCCTCAGCGATTTCGGCCAGTAGGGTGTGCAGGTGCACCGGGGAAAGCTCCACCCGCCAGGTCCCGCCCGTCTTGGAAAGCTCGAGCAGATCCCCCACCAGCTTTTTCATCCGCTCGCCCTCGCGCCTGACGATCTCCAGGCTCTCCCGCTGCTGCTCGGTAAGCGGGGTACGTCGCAGCAGGTAGCTCACGTGGCCCAGAATCGCCGTGACCGGGGTGCGCAGCTCGTGCGAAGCGTCGGCCAGGAAGCGGGTCTGGGTTTCCCAGGATTCCTCCAAGCGGGCCAACATCCCGTTCAAGGCCCGTACCAGGGCGGCCACTTCGTTGTTGCCCTCGAGCTCGGGCAGCTTGGTGGGGCGTTCGCTCATCTGTTCTGCTCGCCTAGCCACCCACTCGAGGGGCGCGAGGGTGCGGCTCATCAAGCGATAGGCCATCCACGCTCCCAGTACCAAAACGATCAGCGCGGTGGCGGTATAGATGCGGGCCAGTTGGTCCAGGGTGAAGTCTATAGATTCGGTGGGGCGGCCCACCGTCGAGATGACGAAATCGCCCCCGCTTCCCTGGAGCAGCACCGCGTTGACCAGCAGGTTGATCCGCCCGCCCTGCTCGAGGGGCAGCGACAAGGTGGTCCAGGTCTCTCCTTTGGAGAGTAACTCCTCATACGCCCGCTTGGGCAGCACCAAGCGCTGGTTGGGTTGCAACAAGGGGCCCTTGACCACCTCAACTGCCGAGAGCAGGTCGGGCAGGGTGGGTTTGCCGCTGCGGATGAAGCCGTAGTCAATCTGCGAGTAGACGTTAGCGGGCAGGGCCAATTTGAGAATATCCACCACCTGAACCTGCTCCCCGATGAGGCGGATGACCTGCTGGGTGGAAGCCTGGATCTCGCTGCGCAGGTTGCGGTAGAGGAAGCCTTGCAGCAGCCCGTACACCACCGCGCCGATCAGGGCCAGCGAGGCCATCAGCAAGGCCACGGTGAGCAGGGTGACACGGGTGCGCAGGGTCATGGGGCAGCTAAACGCCTAACGCAGGCAAAGGGCCTTAGTCCTCTCGAAGAACGTAGCCCACCCCGCGCACGGTATGGATCAGGCGGCGCTCGCCGACGCCCTCGAGCTTCTTGCGCAGGTAACCGATGTACACGTCCACCACGTTGCTGCCGCCTTGGTAACCGGGCCAGACCTTCTCCTCGATCTCGAAGCGGCTGAAAACTTTGCCCGGGCTTTTGGCGAGGAGTTCCAACAGCTCGAACTCCTTGTTGGAAAGCTCGATGCGGCGGCCTGCACGGTAGACCTCGCGGCCCTCGAGGTTGATGATGAGGTCGGCGACCCGGATCTCCCCGGTGATGGCCGGGGTCACCCGGCGCAGGTGGGCGCGGATACGGGCCAGGAGTTCCTCGATGGAGAAGGGCTTGACCAGGTAGTCGTCGGCTCCGGCGTCGAGGCCTTCCACCTTGTCTTCTACGCGGTCTTTGGCGGTAAGGATCAGGATCGGCACGTTAGAGGTCTTGCGGATACGCCGCGCCACTTCGATGCCGTCCATTACCGGCAACATTAGATCTAGGACCACCAGGTTGGGATTGGTCTCGCGAAATCGGGAAAGCCCGGTGATGCCGTCGTAGGCTACCTCGGTCCGGTAGCCCTCGGCTTGCAGCTCGAGTTCTATAAACCGAGCGATGTCTTTCTCGTCTTCGACGATGAGGATCAAGGGCTGTTCCATAGACTCCATGCTAGCAGGGTAGGCGACATTCTCATGAGAAGTGGCCCAGAGGGTTAAGGAACCCCTCAATTTATGGGCCAAACCATTCTAATCTCATATTCTCCGGTAGAAATCCAAGGCCGAGCTTGCCCGCGCCGGGGCTGATGAATCAAAAAACCCTTGTAATGCAAAAGTTAGATTTTACTGAATATAATCCAATGAAGATTATTTGCAATACAACGCCAGCACCGCCAGGTACATGAAGATGCTCCCGGCCAGCACGAAGAGGTGCCATAGGCCATGGAAGCCGACTGCTTGAGGCCAAGGATCAGGCCACTTGGTGGCGTAATTGATCGCACCCAAGGTATACGCCAGACCTCCAGCGATCAGCCAGACCAGGGCCCAGAGGTTGAGGTCGAGCCTGGGCCAGAAAAACACCACCAACCAACCCAGACCTACGTAACTCAGCGTGTAGAGCCAGCGTGGAGCTTTGAGCACGAGCACCCGGAAGAGCACCCCGAATATCGCCAGCCCCCATACG of Meiothermus sp. Pnk-1 contains these proteins:
- a CDS encoding cell wall metabolism sensor histidine kinase WalK, translating into MTLRTRVTLLTVALLMASLALIGAVVYGLLQGFLYRNLRSEIQASTQQVIRLIGEQVQVVDILKLALPANVYSQIDYGFIRSGKPTLPDLLSAVEVVKGPLLQPNQRLVLPKRAYEELLSKGETWTTLSLPLEQGGRINLLVNAVLLQGSGGDFVISTVGRPTESIDFTLDQLARIYTATALIVLVLGAWMAYRLMSRTLAPLEWVARRAEQMSERPTKLPELEGNNEVAALVRALNGMLARLEESWETQTRFLADASHELRTPVTAILGHVSYLLRRTPLTEQQRESLEIVRREGERMKKLVGDLLELSKTGGTWRVELSPVHLHTLLAEIAEEYGQSFPRGGRIQLEVSEDLWVLGDVERLHQVFANMVSNAQKAQASEIRLVARDLRERVVIRVEDNGEGIPPEHLPHLFERFYRVDKARDRERGGSGLGLSIVKAIVEAHGGAVWVESELGKGSTFSVSLRRAEKPLPTLA
- a CDS encoding DUF2089 domain-containing protein is translated as MRIYPMPTSCPACRSRLRVSRLVCSNPDCRSEIRGEFEVNEFALLPPEPLEFLRLYIKSGGNLKKVESILGVSYPTVRARFKDMLYALGYEMPDEPEPPQPDLAKERSDILSALERGEITPEEANLRLRALRRR
- a CDS encoding response regulator transcription factor translates to MEQPLILIVEDEKDIARFIELELQAEGYRTEVAYDGITGLSRFRETNPNLVVLDLMLPVMDGIEVARRIRKTSNVPILILTAKDRVEDKVEGLDAGADDYLVKPFSIEELLARIRAHLRRVTPAITGEIRVADLIINLEGREVYRAGRRIELSNKEFELLELLAKSPGKVFSRFEIEEKVWPGYQGGSNVVDVYIGYLRKKLEGVGERRLIHTVRGVGYVLRED
- a CDS encoding hemolysin III family protein, encoding MVREPFNTYSHLTGAVLALIGTIVLLLLSQGDTAKWVGALVFGVSMTVMYASSSLYHALKVSEKALQGLRRLDHAAIFLFIAGTYTPVVLQGLEPSWRPWALGIVWGLAIFGVLFRVLVLKAPRWLYTLSYVGLGWLVVFFWPRLDLNLWALVWLIAGGLAYTLGAINYATKWPDPWPQAVGFHGLWHLFVLAGSIFMYLAVLALYCK